From the Candidatus Poribacteria bacterium genome, the window CGTTTTTAGTTGACAACGATCAAATTAAAACAACCGTAGAAGATGCCGTGGCGCGCGGACAAACGATAGCCAACGGCACGCTTCTCGCTCGAGACCTCAGTAACCAACCCGCGAACTATCTCACACCGATACAACTCGCTGAAAAGGCACAAACTGTCGCAGAAACAGCAGGACTCAATTGCGAAATATTTGACAAAGCGACCCTTGAGGAGAAAGGGTTCCGGACGCTCCTCGCTGTCGCACAGGGGAGTGTAGAAGAACCGAGATTCATCATTCTGGAATACACGCCGGATGGCGAAGGTCAAGACACTGTCGTGCTTGCTGGAAAAGGGATTACTTTCGACACGGGGGGTATCTCGCTCAAAGGTGGAAGTGGTATGCACGAGATGAAGCACGATATGTCGGGTGCGGCTGCAGTGCTCGGGGCAATGCAGGCGATCGGTCATCTGAAGCCAAACGTCCGCGTCATCGGTGTGATTGCGGCGACTGAGAATATGCCGAGTGGGACTGCTGTGAAACCGGGTGATGTCGTTACTTCTTACGGTGGCAAAACGATTGAGATCCTCAACACTGATGCTGAGGGACGGTTGGTGTTGGCAGATGCGCTTGGATGGGTGACGCAGTATAATCCGAAGGGGGTTGTTGACTTAGCCACGCTCACGGGTGCCGTAATTACCTGTTTAGGACATATCGCGGCAGGCGCGATGACTACGGATCCCGAACTCATGGCGAAAGTGAAATCGGCAGCCGTGAAGACACATGAACGGGTCTGGGAATTACCGCTCTGGGACGATTACGATGAAGGGGTTAAAAGCAAGGTCGCGGACGTTCAGAATATCGGTGACGGCACTGCTGGGACGATTGCGGGCGGTGCGTTCCTGAAGAAATTCGCGGAAGGCTATCCGTGGGTTCATCTCGATATCGCTGGCACTGCTTGGGGGATGAAAGGTTCCTCCTATATCCCTGAAGGTGCGTCCGGCTACGGCGTGCGGTTGCTGGTGCAACTGGTCGAGGATTGGTAGTCTATAGTTGTCGGTTATTGGTTATCGGTTATCAGTTAAAGAGATTCTTGACTGAACCAAACCGCCTCTTTAAACGACGACCGAAAGGAAATCTGCTGCGCAGATTTCCGTACTGACAACCGACAACCATCCACTATCCTTCGGAACGGATCTGGATTAACTTATTAACAGCGTGGATGTAAGCCCGCGCGCTCGCCTCAATGATGTCCGTGCTGGCACCGTGCCCCGTGATGATGTTTCCGTTG encodes:
- a CDS encoding leucyl aminopeptidase, translated to MNIIVKTGGFAQEQTDVIALGILENPDFYSAPLQNIEQALGGRIREVMNLGDFTGKHKTTNWLYTNGTITAPRVLLVGLGEYHDLTVEKVREAAGTAAKAIRDKGLRTAAIPIPIEATPEMIQAAAEASLLALYQFNEHKTDTDDDDKQKKLESITFLVDNDQIKTTVEDAVARGQTIANGTLLARDLSNQPANYLTPIQLAEKAQTVAETAGLNCEIFDKATLEEKGFRTLLAVAQGSVEEPRFIILEYTPDGEGQDTVVLAGKGITFDTGGISLKGGSGMHEMKHDMSGAAAVLGAMQAIGHLKPNVRVIGVIAATENMPSGTAVKPGDVVTSYGGKTIEILNTDAEGRLVLADALGWVTQYNPKGVVDLATLTGAVITCLGHIAAGAMTTDPELMAKVKSAAVKTHERVWELPLWDDYDEGVKSKVADVQNIGDGTAGTIAGGAFLKKFAEGYPWVHLDIAGTAWGMKGSSYIPEGASGYGVRLLVQLVEDW